The Drosophila sulfurigaster albostrigata strain 15112-1811.04 chromosome 3, ASM2355843v2, whole genome shotgun sequence genomic sequence TGCTAGGCACCCTTATGTCactttctttcatttattcTTTCGCGGTGCATCCATTGTGATCTACATGTTCTGCGGCTGGTTCAGCGACTCCTTCATTAccagttttgttttcgttgtgcTCTTTTTATCCGCCGATTTCTGGACTGTGAAGAATATCTCTGGCCGACTTTTAGTTGGATTACGGTGGTGGAATTACGTCGATGACGATGGCAAATCACATTGGGTGTTCGAGTCGAAGAACGTGAGTCACTCGAATGTTTACATATGATTTAAACTATATGATAAATGTAACAAATGTAGTCTTCTTCCCATCAGGGTCGTGTCAACAAACATGAACAGCGTATTTTCTGGCTTGGACTCATACTATGCCCACTGTTCTGGGGTCTCTTCTTTCTGATGGCACTCTTTGGACTCAAGTTCAAATGGTTGCTGCTAGTCATGATTGCCATAGCCCTGAATGCGGCCAATCTCTACGGATATATCAAGTGCAACTATGGCGCAGGCAAGGATTTGAATAGCGCCGCCACAGATTTTGTGAAGACGCAACTCTTCAAGAATGCCGTTGACATGATGACCAAACCCAGTGCAGGCGCCCCACCGACCAATGTCCGGCCAACGGGAGTTGTGTGAATATTGAATGCCCA encodes the following:
- the LOC133841140 gene encoding uncharacterized Golgi apparatus membrane protein-like protein CG5021 isoform X2, yielding MASATVPLLDDDTIPFGEEDDMRDPSQAGQKYTHPYVTFFHLFFRGASIVIYMFCGWFSDSFITSFVFVVLFLSADFWTVKNISGRLLVGLRWWNYVDDDGKSHWVFESKNSSSHQGRVNKHEQRIFWLGLILCPLFWGLFFLMALFGLKFKWLLLVMIAIALNAANLYGYIKCNYGAGKDLNSAATDFVKTQLFKNAVDMMTKPSAGAPPTNVRPTGVV
- the LOC133841140 gene encoding uncharacterized Golgi apparatus membrane protein-like protein CG5021 isoform X1 translates to MASATVRNVPLLDDDTIPFGEEDDMRDPSQAGQKYTHPYVTFFHLFFRGASIVIYMFCGWFSDSFITSFVFVVLFLSADFWTVKNISGRLLVGLRWWNYVDDDGKSHWVFESKNSSSHQGRVNKHEQRIFWLGLILCPLFWGLFFLMALFGLKFKWLLLVMIAIALNAANLYGYIKCNYGAGKDLNSAATDFVKTQLFKNAVDMMTKPSAGAPPTNVRPTGVV
- the LOC133841140 gene encoding uncharacterized Golgi apparatus membrane protein-like protein CG5021 isoform X3: MASATVRNVPLLDDDTIPFGEEDDMRDPSQAGQKYTHPYVTFFHLFFRGASIVIYMFCGWFSDSFITSFVFVVLFLSADFWTVKNISGRLLVGLRWWNYVDDDGKSHWVFESKNGRVNKHEQRIFWLGLILCPLFWGLFFLMALFGLKFKWLLLVMIAIALNAANLYGYIKCNYGAGKDLNSAATDFVKTQLFKNAVDMMTKPSAGAPPTNVRPTGVV
- the LOC133841140 gene encoding uncharacterized Golgi apparatus membrane protein-like protein CG5021 isoform X4, which gives rise to MASATVPLLDDDTIPFGEEDDMRDPSQAGQKYTHPYVTFFHLFFRGASIVIYMFCGWFSDSFITSFVFVVLFLSADFWTVKNISGRLLVGLRWWNYVDDDGKSHWVFESKNGRVNKHEQRIFWLGLILCPLFWGLFFLMALFGLKFKWLLLVMIAIALNAANLYGYIKCNYGAGKDLNSAATDFVKTQLFKNAVDMMTKPSAGAPPTNVRPTGVV